The Capsicum annuum cultivar UCD-10X-F1 unplaced genomic scaffold, UCD10Xv1.1 ctg68225, whole genome shotgun sequence genome contains the following window.
ACTCAGAAAATTCAGGCGAATCctccattatagagaataaactAGATCTGGTTTCCTCAGAGAGATCTAactggtttattttctttttcttgttagaCTTGCAATCTTTCGCCCTGTGGCCTgccttgccacaagtccaacaagtatctttagcCTTAGGACCTTTTCGCTTGGCCTTCCTACTAGGCTTATAAGATTCCCTTTTGAAGGGTTTCTTGCTAGAGGTAGCCCTCTTGTGAGGTTT
Protein-coding sequences here:
- the LOC124894018 gene encoding uncharacterized protein LOC124894018, with amino-acid sequence IDLCTDLKLKKQLKKDSTSKYGLGTFCQDYGFISPSKRHRKKSSKPHKRATSSKKPFKRESYKPSRKAKRKGPKAKDTCWTCGKAGHRAKDCKSNKKKKINQLDLSEETRSSLFSIMEDSPEFSESSNSYTLSSDDYSDEEFINAAYETDQSQSGQECTCN